In Strigops habroptila isolate Jane chromosome 4, bStrHab1.2.pri, whole genome shotgun sequence, a single genomic region encodes these proteins:
- the CEP170B gene encoding centrosomal protein of 170 kDa protein B isoform X1, producing the protein MSVTSWFLVSSTGIRHRLPREMIFVGRDDCELMLQSRSVDKQHAVINYDKEKDEHWVKDLGSLNGTFVNDMRIPDQKYITLKLNDVIRFGYDSNMYVLEQIQHKVPEEALKHEKYTSQLQMNYKGTAMKRAVQPMEYSGYTESPQAKLEKGERKTITETSTYRTPLYGQPSWWGEDDANNKEDRRQEEHYSERPKEITQHEEELNGNISAYRDAQEQSVFAFRREPSYFEIPTKEFQQPPKSQETQVHEIPTKDVDAVVAPVVQSHASFTIEFDDGTPGKIKIKDHVTKFSLRQRRPYSKEPAHTEVMSAESKVADWLVQNDPSLMRRQSPGDDVYSTKSDLPVHVRTLKGSWSLTESCCVPSHPFPSPKKGNRHEDGTQSDSEDPVVPKAEKETMTGSERATEQTKLQRQMRRDPHEMLHNKQAFVIEFFEDTPRKKRSQSFTHSAHSSQSDTDPGMKTKAEKRKNALPAEKLGNAVPPSHLGAQTGKPSNSSSGTQRTSSFKREKTEDRINNSSSSASRVKTYGSVGRKSKMAQDFMAEYLRETAQSGKPNAEKPAPLPVPVAPRVVISSEPESASTPPPEVKSAQGRRNDEEDSVSETGTYTIETETQDKEVEEARKMIDQVFGVLESPEFSRISSAFRPIIKGEKDDSSSHQRLISENGTGQKSPLLQAFASKAVSGSQADAQMSAASQGSQKWVSRWASLADSYSDSGSVSGQGDGGSESGVAPKSGEPENTVPLRTRRLLPQLPPSDKSDSPTPTVLVCQESYSEVTKRTIVKDHCVEAYSDPSSRLFIQEDLDPDSLSDASRSDDGFSTEKGKKYKENNKMLEQMGEDTRSESQQPGASRVSNVRAVSEPVSTSFYIGDDSSDAGIPSKLPLSMSHARADKDSKDQEFSFKSAGTPVPGKPPVKDVSAYISASGKVVISLHQSLPQDQENMSGKEASSFVRQESFTKDKSSSGAPQNKLPHISSHPLLKDLEAVRSTRMDFGQETHLLLKDTETALAALEAKLLGQSQQLEPLETAGQLEDSLSGDSDVDTASTVSMVSGKNVPASTPKRKVIASLQKEKSSSTPSIQDQCGQPTARDRLTEKRKTQAPEASNRVEAAKRFQMKRSAGTRGSLDFTDDERSSSLPYLPVPDAVVSDHEHSVTRPVPRRKPFTQATKEDHSKTTSNVQKIQQVLTRSNSLSTPRPTRASKLRRARLGDASDNECVDTEKTASNPEATTLGPKQSTETKKLSRLDILAMPRKRAGSFTVPSDPETAQSRTGFSGRSVESYRKTGVSDVRAAARKMAAAASAKQPFNRTRSSSVKYSSSSASRRRPQGSDYTSTSEEEYGSNHSSPKHKRSHTSTATQTPRIRGSGLSKQKHNGRETDDDEDFDDHPDPYNFMAQTAEIAEIARLSQTLVKDVAILAREIHDVAGDGDSQSSSGTGPSTSLSSMPNTPASTISAREEIARRSFRLAYPSQLVQHIPEASLNYQKVPPGSVELKDFDQNMNNNREEDPSRKTRTRNREEVIFDNLMLNPVSQLSHAIRENTENLAEKMKILFQNSERTWEEMEAKINSENEVPILKTSNKEISSILKELRRVQKQLEVINAIIDPTGNLDVVASNKASSAAKQSTATKVRTANNSGSTLETLSPAQMRNYTQKSNCGSSSLQDSNFIPGGEKYVI; encoded by the exons AAACCAGTACTTACCGCACCCCTCTTTATGGGCAGCCCTCCTGGTGGGGGGAAGATGATGCAAATAACAAGGAGGACAGAAGGCAAGAGGAACATTATTCAG AAAGACCAAAAGAGATAACCCAACATGAAGAGGAACTGAATGGTAATATTTCTGCTTATAGAGATGCCCAAGAACAGTCTGTGTTTGCCTTCCGTAGAGAGCCGAGTTATTTTGAGATTCCAACTAAAGAATTTCAGCAGCCACCAAAATCTCAAGAAACACAGGTCCATGAGATCCCAACAAAGGATGTTGACGCTGTAGTAGCCCCCGTCGTACAAAGTCATGCCTCTTTCACCATTGAGTTTGATGATGGTACCCCTggtaaaataaagataaaagacCATGTGACTAAATTTTCACTCAGACAGAGAAGACCATATAGTAAAGAACCAGCTCATACGGAAGTGATGTCAGCAGAGAGCAAAGTGGCTGACTGGCTTGTCCAGAATGACCCAAGCTTGATGAGACGGCAGTCTCCGGGTGATGATGTGTACAGTACAAAGAGTGACCTGCCGGTTCACGTGAGGACACTTAAAG GTTCCTGGTCGTTGACTGAATCGTGTTGTGTGCCTTCACACCCGTTTCCTTCTCcaaaaaaag GCAATAGGCACGAGGACGGGACACAGAGCGACTCTGAAGACCCCGTAGTGCCCAAGGCAGAGAAGGAGACGATGACGGGCAGTGAGCGTGCGACAGAGCAAACCAAGCTGCAGCGCCAGATGAGGCGTGATCCCCACGAGATGCTGCACAACAAGCAGGCCTTTGTCATTGAATTCTTCGAGGACACGCCGCGGAAGAAGCGGTCGCAGTCCTTCACACACAGTGCTCACTCCTCCCAGAGCGACACTGATCCGGGGATGAAGACCAAGGCTGAAAAGCGCAAGAATGCTTTACCAGCAGAGAAGCTGGGAAATGCAGTGCCACCATCCCACCTCGGGGCCCAGACGGGCAAACCCAGTAACAGCTCCTCCGGGACCCAAAGAACTAGCTCCTTCAAGAGGGAGAAGACAGAGGATCGGATCAACAATTCgtcttcctctgcttccagagTTAAAACGTATGGGAGCGTTGGGAGGAAGTCTAAAATGGCTCAGGATTTTATGGCTGAGTACTTGCGGGAGACTGCTCAGTCTGGGAAGCCAAATGCTGAGAAACCAGCACCTCTGCCTGTGCCGGTAGCTCCGCGTGTGGTTATATCATCAGAACCAGAGTCTGCCTCTACTCCACCTCCAGAGGTAAAGTCTGCCCAGGGCAGGAGAAATGATGAAGAAGACAGTGTAAGTGAGACGGGCACATACACAATTGAGACGGAGACGCAGGATAAAGAGGTGGAGGAAGCACGAAAAATGATAGATCAg GTTTTTGGTGTTCTTGAGTCACCTGAATTTTCCAGAATCTCTTCAGCTTTTAGACCAATAATTAAAGGTGAAAAAGATGACTCCAGTTCTCATCAGCGTCTAATCAGTGAAAATGGCACTGGTCAGAAGTCACCCTTGCTCCAGGCATTTGCCTCAAAAGCTGTGAGTGGGTCTCAGGCTGATGCACAG ATGTCTGCAGCATCTCAAGGGAGTCAGAAGTGGGTGTCTAGGTGGGCAAGCCTTGCGGACAGTTACTCAGACTCCGGATCTGTCTCTGGGCAGGGTGATGGAGGTTCAG AAAGTGGTGTAGCCCCAAAATCCGGGGAACCAGAAAACACTGTGCCCTTGAGAACAAGACGCCTTCTTCCTCAACTCCCACCAAGTGATAAATCGGACAGTCCCACACCCACGGTCCTGGTTTGCCAGGAGTCCTATTCTGAGGTTACCAAGAGAACCATTGTGAAGGACCACTGCGTGGAAGCCTACAGTGATCCCAGCAGCCGTCTCTTCATCCAAGAAGACTTGGATCCAGATAGCCTTAGCGATGCCAGCAGATCTGATGATGgcttcagcacagaaaaaggcaagaaatataAAGAGAACAATAAAATGCTAGAGCAGATGGGAGAAGACACAAGGTCAGAGAGCCAGCAGCCAGGAGCCTCCCGAGTCTCAAACGTGAGAGCTGTAAGTGAGCCAGTTTCTACTTCATTCTACATTGGTGATGACAGCAGTGATGCAGGGATTCCCTCCAAGCTTCCTCTGAGCATGTCCCATGCTCGAGCAGACAAAGACAGCAAAGATCAGGAGTTTTCCTTCAAGTCTGCTGGCACACCAGTTCCTGGAAAGCCACCGGTCAAAGATGTTAGCGCTTACATAAGTGCATCTGGAAAAGTCGTTATTTCCCTTCATCAGAGTCTTCCTCAAGATCAAGAAAACATGTCGGGAAAGGAAGCATCATCTTTTGTTAGACAGGAAAGTTTTACCAAAGATAAATCTAGTAGTGGTGCTCCTCAAAATAAACTCCCGCATATTTCAAGTCACCCTCTACTTAAAGATTTAGAGGCTGTTCGGTCAACTCGTATGGACTTCGGTCAGGAGACTCACCTTCTCCTTAAGGACACTGAAACTGCCTTGGCAGCACTGGAAGCCAAATTACTTGGTCAAAGCCAACAGCTGGAGCCCTTGGAAACTGCTGGTCAGCTGGAGGACTCCTTGTCAGGGGACTCAGACGTGGACACTGCCAGCACAGTCAGCATGGTGAGCGGCAAAAATGTTCCAGCGAGCACCCCAAAACGCAAAGTGATCGCGAGCTTGCAGAAGGAGAAATCTTCCTCTACGCCATCCATCCAGGACCAGTGTGGGCAGCCCACTGCTCGGGACAGACTGACGGAGAAGCGGAAGACGCAAGCACCAGAGGCGTCAAACCGCGTGGAGGCTGCCAAACGCTTCCAGATGAAGCGCAGTGCTGGGACTCGAGGGTCTCTTGACTTCACAGATGACGAGAGAAGCTCAAGCTTACCCTACTTGCCAGTCCCTGATGCAGTCGTGTCTGACCATGAGCACTCTGTAACCCGTCCGGTTCCCAGAAGGAAACCTTTTACTCAGGCCACCAAGGAGGACCACAGCAAAACAACCTCAAATGTGCAGAAAATCCAGCAAGTCCTCACCCGCTCCAACAGTTTATCCACCCCACGACCCACAAGGGCCTCGAAGCTACGTCGTGCCCGGCTGGGAGATGCCTCAGATAATGAATGTGTCGATACTGAGAAAACAGCGTCCAACCCTGAAGCCACCACTCTGGGCCCCAAGCAGTCCACAGAGACAAAGAAGCTCTCCCGGCTGGACATCCTTGCCATGCCAAGGAAACGGGCAGGCTCGTTTACAGTGCCCAGTGACCCTGAGACGGCGCAGTCGAGGACAGGGTTTTCGGGCCGGAGTGTGGAGTCCTATCGGAAGACAGGTGTTTCAGATGTTAGAGCTGCGGCGAGAAAaatggcagctgctgcctctgcaaaGCAGCCTTTCAACAGGACGCGTTCAAGCAGTGTCAAGTATTCCTCCTCGTCCG CATCAAGGCGGAGACCACAGGGTTCAGATTATACTTCTACTTCGGAGGAGGAATATGGCTCAAATCACAGCTCCCCTAAACACAAACGCTCCCATACTTCAACAGCCACACAAACACCGAGGATACGTGGCTCTGGGCTGAGCAAGCAGAAGCACAATGGCAGAGAAACGGATGATGATGAAGATTTTGATGACCATCCTGACCCATACAACTTCATGGCGCAAACAGCAGAGATAGCAGAAATAGCCAG GCTCAGCCAAACCTTGGTCAAGGATGTGGCCATCCTTGCTCGAGAGATTCATGATGTTGCTGGAGATGGGGACTCTCAGAGTTCATCGGGGACAGGACCAAGCACCTCCCTCAGCTCTATGCCCAACACTCCTGCATCTACCATATCAGCGAGAGAAGAG ATTGCTCGTAGATCTTTTCGGCTGGCATATCCATCTCAG TTGGTGCAGCACATTCCAGAAGCAAGTCTGAACTACCAGAAAGTGCCTCCGGGATCAGTGGAACTGAAGGATTTTGACCAAAATATGAACAATAATAGAGAAGAGGATCcctcaagaaaaacaaggacAAGAAACCGTGAGGAG GTAATCTTTGACAATCTGATGTTGAACCCAGTGTCCCAGTTATCACATGCAATCcgtgaaaatacagaaaatcttGCTGAAAAAATGAA GATTCTGTTTCAAAACTCAGAAAGGAcctgggaggagatggaggccaaaattaattcagaaaatgaagtgcCAATTCTGAAGACCTCAAACAAG GAAATCAGTTCTATCCTGAAGGAGCTCAGGAGAGTTCAAAAACAGCTTGAAG tCATAAATGCTATCATTGACCCTACTGGAAACTTGGATGTAGTTGCCAGTAACAAAGCATCTTCTGCTGCTAAACAATCTACAGCCACTAAAGTCAGGACTGCTAACAATTCTGGGTCTACACTGGAGACTTTGTCCCCAGCACAGATGAGAAACTACACACAGAAATCGAACTGTGGGTCTTCTAGCTTACAGGATTCGAATTTCATTCCAGGTGGAGAGAAATATGTGATCTGA
- the CEP170B gene encoding centrosomal protein of 170 kDa protein B isoform X7, with protein sequence MSVTSWFLVSSTGIRHRLPREMIFVGRDDCELMLQSRSVDKQHAVINYDKEKDEHWVKDLGSLNGTFVNDMRIPDQKYITLKLNDVIRFGYDSNMYVLEQIQHKVPEEALKHEKYTSQLQMNYKGTAMKRAVQPMEYSGYTESPQAKLEKGERKTITETSTYRTPLYGQPSWWGEDDANNKEDRRQEEHYSERPKEITQHEEELNGNISAYRDAQEQSVFAFRREPSYFEIPTKEFQQPPKSQETQVHEIPTKDVDAVVAPVVQSHASFTIEFDDGTPGKIKIKDHVTKFSLRQRRPYSKEPAHTEVMSAESKVADWLVQNDPSLMRRQSPGDDVYSTKSDLPVHVRTLKGNRHEDGTQSDSEDPVVPKAEKETMTGSERATEQTKLQRQMRRDPHEMLHNKQAFVIEFFEDTPRKKRSQSFTHSAHSSQSDTDPGMKTKAEKRKNALPAEKLGNAVPPSHLGAQTGKPSNSSSGTQRTSSFKREKTEDRINNSSSSASRVKTYGSVGRKSKMAQDFMAEYLRETAQSGKPNAEKPAPLPVPVAPRVVISSEPESASTPPPEVKSAQGRRNDEEDSVSETGTYTIETETQDKEVEEARKMIDQVFGVLESPEFSRISSAFRPIIKGEKDDSSSHQRLISENGTGQKSPLLQAFASKAVSGSQADAQMSAASQGSQKWVSRWASLADSYSDSGSVSGQGDGGSESGVAPKSGEPENTVPLRTRRLLPQLPPSDKSDSPTPTVLVCQESYSEVTKRTIVKDHCVEAYSDPSSRLFIQEDLDPDSLSDASRSDDGFSTEKGKKYKENNKMLEQMGEDTRSESQQPGASRVSNVRAVSEPVSTSFYIGDDSSDAGIPSKLPLSMSHARADKDSKDQEFSFKSAGTPVPGKPPVKDVSAYISASGKVVISLHQSLPQDQENMSGKEASSFVRQESFTKDKSSSGAPQNKLPHISSHPLLKDLEAVRSTRMDFGQETHLLLKDTETALAALEAKLLGQSQQLEPLETAGQLEDSLSGDSDVDTASTVSMVSGKNVPASTPKRKVIASLQKEKSSSTPSIQDQCGQPTARDRLTEKRKTQAPEASNRVEAAKRFQMKRSAGTRGSLDFTDDERSSSLPYLPVPDAVVSDHEHSVTRPVPRRKPFTQATKEDHSKTTSNVQKIQQVLTRSNSLSTPRPTRASKLRRARLGDASDNECVDTEKTASNPEATTLGPKQSTETKKLSRLDILAMPRKRAGSFTVPSDPETAQSRTGFSGRSVESYRKTGVSDVRAAARKMAAAASAKQPFNRTRSSSVKYSSSSATQTPRIRGSGLSKQKHNGRETDDDEDFDDHPDPYNFMAQTAEIAEIARLSQTLVKDVAILAREIHDVAGDGDSQSSSGTGPSTSLSSMPNTPASTISAREELVQHIPEASLNYQKVPPGSVELKDFDQNMNNNREEDPSRKTRTRNREEVIFDNLMLNPVSQLSHAIRENTENLAEKMKILFQNSERTWEEMEAKINSENEVPILKTSNKEISSILKELRRVQKQLEVINAIIDPTGNLDVVASNKASSAAKQSTATKVRTANNSGSTLETLSPAQMRNYTQKSNCGSSSLQDSNFIPGGEKYVI encoded by the exons AAACCAGTACTTACCGCACCCCTCTTTATGGGCAGCCCTCCTGGTGGGGGGAAGATGATGCAAATAACAAGGAGGACAGAAGGCAAGAGGAACATTATTCAG AAAGACCAAAAGAGATAACCCAACATGAAGAGGAACTGAATGGTAATATTTCTGCTTATAGAGATGCCCAAGAACAGTCTGTGTTTGCCTTCCGTAGAGAGCCGAGTTATTTTGAGATTCCAACTAAAGAATTTCAGCAGCCACCAAAATCTCAAGAAACACAGGTCCATGAGATCCCAACAAAGGATGTTGACGCTGTAGTAGCCCCCGTCGTACAAAGTCATGCCTCTTTCACCATTGAGTTTGATGATGGTACCCCTggtaaaataaagataaaagacCATGTGACTAAATTTTCACTCAGACAGAGAAGACCATATAGTAAAGAACCAGCTCATACGGAAGTGATGTCAGCAGAGAGCAAAGTGGCTGACTGGCTTGTCCAGAATGACCCAAGCTTGATGAGACGGCAGTCTCCGGGTGATGATGTGTACAGTACAAAGAGTGACCTGCCGGTTCACGTGAGGACACTTAAAG GCAATAGGCACGAGGACGGGACACAGAGCGACTCTGAAGACCCCGTAGTGCCCAAGGCAGAGAAGGAGACGATGACGGGCAGTGAGCGTGCGACAGAGCAAACCAAGCTGCAGCGCCAGATGAGGCGTGATCCCCACGAGATGCTGCACAACAAGCAGGCCTTTGTCATTGAATTCTTCGAGGACACGCCGCGGAAGAAGCGGTCGCAGTCCTTCACACACAGTGCTCACTCCTCCCAGAGCGACACTGATCCGGGGATGAAGACCAAGGCTGAAAAGCGCAAGAATGCTTTACCAGCAGAGAAGCTGGGAAATGCAGTGCCACCATCCCACCTCGGGGCCCAGACGGGCAAACCCAGTAACAGCTCCTCCGGGACCCAAAGAACTAGCTCCTTCAAGAGGGAGAAGACAGAGGATCGGATCAACAATTCgtcttcctctgcttccagagTTAAAACGTATGGGAGCGTTGGGAGGAAGTCTAAAATGGCTCAGGATTTTATGGCTGAGTACTTGCGGGAGACTGCTCAGTCTGGGAAGCCAAATGCTGAGAAACCAGCACCTCTGCCTGTGCCGGTAGCTCCGCGTGTGGTTATATCATCAGAACCAGAGTCTGCCTCTACTCCACCTCCAGAGGTAAAGTCTGCCCAGGGCAGGAGAAATGATGAAGAAGACAGTGTAAGTGAGACGGGCACATACACAATTGAGACGGAGACGCAGGATAAAGAGGTGGAGGAAGCACGAAAAATGATAGATCAg GTTTTTGGTGTTCTTGAGTCACCTGAATTTTCCAGAATCTCTTCAGCTTTTAGACCAATAATTAAAGGTGAAAAAGATGACTCCAGTTCTCATCAGCGTCTAATCAGTGAAAATGGCACTGGTCAGAAGTCACCCTTGCTCCAGGCATTTGCCTCAAAAGCTGTGAGTGGGTCTCAGGCTGATGCACAG ATGTCTGCAGCATCTCAAGGGAGTCAGAAGTGGGTGTCTAGGTGGGCAAGCCTTGCGGACAGTTACTCAGACTCCGGATCTGTCTCTGGGCAGGGTGATGGAGGTTCAG AAAGTGGTGTAGCCCCAAAATCCGGGGAACCAGAAAACACTGTGCCCTTGAGAACAAGACGCCTTCTTCCTCAACTCCCACCAAGTGATAAATCGGACAGTCCCACACCCACGGTCCTGGTTTGCCAGGAGTCCTATTCTGAGGTTACCAAGAGAACCATTGTGAAGGACCACTGCGTGGAAGCCTACAGTGATCCCAGCAGCCGTCTCTTCATCCAAGAAGACTTGGATCCAGATAGCCTTAGCGATGCCAGCAGATCTGATGATGgcttcagcacagaaaaaggcaagaaatataAAGAGAACAATAAAATGCTAGAGCAGATGGGAGAAGACACAAGGTCAGAGAGCCAGCAGCCAGGAGCCTCCCGAGTCTCAAACGTGAGAGCTGTAAGTGAGCCAGTTTCTACTTCATTCTACATTGGTGATGACAGCAGTGATGCAGGGATTCCCTCCAAGCTTCCTCTGAGCATGTCCCATGCTCGAGCAGACAAAGACAGCAAAGATCAGGAGTTTTCCTTCAAGTCTGCTGGCACACCAGTTCCTGGAAAGCCACCGGTCAAAGATGTTAGCGCTTACATAAGTGCATCTGGAAAAGTCGTTATTTCCCTTCATCAGAGTCTTCCTCAAGATCAAGAAAACATGTCGGGAAAGGAAGCATCATCTTTTGTTAGACAGGAAAGTTTTACCAAAGATAAATCTAGTAGTGGTGCTCCTCAAAATAAACTCCCGCATATTTCAAGTCACCCTCTACTTAAAGATTTAGAGGCTGTTCGGTCAACTCGTATGGACTTCGGTCAGGAGACTCACCTTCTCCTTAAGGACACTGAAACTGCCTTGGCAGCACTGGAAGCCAAATTACTTGGTCAAAGCCAACAGCTGGAGCCCTTGGAAACTGCTGGTCAGCTGGAGGACTCCTTGTCAGGGGACTCAGACGTGGACACTGCCAGCACAGTCAGCATGGTGAGCGGCAAAAATGTTCCAGCGAGCACCCCAAAACGCAAAGTGATCGCGAGCTTGCAGAAGGAGAAATCTTCCTCTACGCCATCCATCCAGGACCAGTGTGGGCAGCCCACTGCTCGGGACAGACTGACGGAGAAGCGGAAGACGCAAGCACCAGAGGCGTCAAACCGCGTGGAGGCTGCCAAACGCTTCCAGATGAAGCGCAGTGCTGGGACTCGAGGGTCTCTTGACTTCACAGATGACGAGAGAAGCTCAAGCTTACCCTACTTGCCAGTCCCTGATGCAGTCGTGTCTGACCATGAGCACTCTGTAACCCGTCCGGTTCCCAGAAGGAAACCTTTTACTCAGGCCACCAAGGAGGACCACAGCAAAACAACCTCAAATGTGCAGAAAATCCAGCAAGTCCTCACCCGCTCCAACAGTTTATCCACCCCACGACCCACAAGGGCCTCGAAGCTACGTCGTGCCCGGCTGGGAGATGCCTCAGATAATGAATGTGTCGATACTGAGAAAACAGCGTCCAACCCTGAAGCCACCACTCTGGGCCCCAAGCAGTCCACAGAGACAAAGAAGCTCTCCCGGCTGGACATCCTTGCCATGCCAAGGAAACGGGCAGGCTCGTTTACAGTGCCCAGTGACCCTGAGACGGCGCAGTCGAGGACAGGGTTTTCGGGCCGGAGTGTGGAGTCCTATCGGAAGACAGGTGTTTCAGATGTTAGAGCTGCGGCGAGAAAaatggcagctgctgcctctgcaaaGCAGCCTTTCAACAGGACGCGTTCAAGCAGTGTCAAGTATTCCTCCTCGTCCG CCACACAAACACCGAGGATACGTGGCTCTGGGCTGAGCAAGCAGAAGCACAATGGCAGAGAAACGGATGATGATGAAGATTTTGATGACCATCCTGACCCATACAACTTCATGGCGCAAACAGCAGAGATAGCAGAAATAGCCAG GCTCAGCCAAACCTTGGTCAAGGATGTGGCCATCCTTGCTCGAGAGATTCATGATGTTGCTGGAGATGGGGACTCTCAGAGTTCATCGGGGACAGGACCAAGCACCTCCCTCAGCTCTATGCCCAACACTCCTGCATCTACCATATCAGCGAGAGAAGAG TTGGTGCAGCACATTCCAGAAGCAAGTCTGAACTACCAGAAAGTGCCTCCGGGATCAGTGGAACTGAAGGATTTTGACCAAAATATGAACAATAATAGAGAAGAGGATCcctcaagaaaaacaaggacAAGAAACCGTGAGGAG GTAATCTTTGACAATCTGATGTTGAACCCAGTGTCCCAGTTATCACATGCAATCcgtgaaaatacagaaaatcttGCTGAAAAAATGAA GATTCTGTTTCAAAACTCAGAAAGGAcctgggaggagatggaggccaaaattaattcagaaaatgaagtgcCAATTCTGAAGACCTCAAACAAG GAAATCAGTTCTATCCTGAAGGAGCTCAGGAGAGTTCAAAAACAGCTTGAAG tCATAAATGCTATCATTGACCCTACTGGAAACTTGGATGTAGTTGCCAGTAACAAAGCATCTTCTGCTGCTAAACAATCTACAGCCACTAAAGTCAGGACTGCTAACAATTCTGGGTCTACACTGGAGACTTTGTCCCCAGCACAGATGAGAAACTACACACAGAAATCGAACTGTGGGTCTTCTAGCTTACAGGATTCGAATTTCATTCCAGGTGGAGAGAAATATGTGATCTGA